The following are encoded together in the Brassica napus cultivar Da-Ae chromosome A9, Da-Ae, whole genome shotgun sequence genome:
- the LOC106363190 gene encoding zinc finger BED domain-containing protein RICESLEEPER 2-like has product MDSSSPQREAIRDDDETQGNDDEFGTTSPVTASGNKRKTKSAAAVKKKKNTSTRSTVWNHYTRLKDNRNKCSCNYCGRVMRCATSNGTSCLKKHLGICKEHQTWVQSQSQTQHTLNAESDDEDGVQLKLARVSNEVVREATNEMLVISELPLSFVDGLGWKHFCNKVNLPKPHSRRTATRDIVELYAKRKSDLMQLISGNKQRVSLTTDIWVAPSTAASYMVITAHFIDGRWKLRKFIIGFRHVADHKGATICSVLLECMAEWGIKKVFTITVANATANTNALKLFRDAFNALGPECLVLGGELLHLRCCAHIINLVVRDGMLEVDASVCAIRNAIQYIRASSKRVESFDQKVESARMTRGSLSLDCKTRWNSTYLMLSRALKFRAAFDRMKVEDKLYNDHFQETVEGKKRVGPPTSEDWDKVEGLVKFLVIFYNSTFVVSASNSPSSYKCYNEIVTIERNLITLSTSTDEKLRTKAMVMRAKFNKYWDGLKDINRLLIVASVFDPRNKMKFAGLCFEKLYGKDSPQSKVLYDSVTDVMERLFDEYNTSAASHTAPAFGSSSQSQSVQESQDEAAMDSSDENEYGYERMDSLYKEMVNELGFQDASTELELYLKEKVEIRKPNPLGIPFDVLGWWRINSSKYPTLAAIAKDVLAMQVSSVASKSAFSTSNRIFDPSISCLTHYMIEVLMCTEQWLKCEIRINERSVVSTQQLIAEIELQDELQREFEPQLHFQT; this is encoded by the exons atggATTCTTCATCACCTCAACGTGAAGCTATCAGAGATGATGATGAAACTCAGGGAAACGATGATGAGTTTGGGACAACTAGTCCTGTTACTGCAAGTGGAAACAAAAGGAAGACCAAGTCAGCTGCAGctgttaagaagaagaagaatacaaGTACAAGGTCAACAGTTTGGAATCATTACACAAGACTGAAGGATAATCGGAACAAATGCAGCTGCAACTATTGCGGTAGAGTTATGCGTTGTGCAACGTCCAATGGCACTTCATGTCTCAAGAAGCATCTTGGTATCTGCAAGGAACATCAGACATGGGTACAAAGTCAGTCCCAGACTCAACATACTCTGAATGCCGAAagtgatgatgaagatggtgTTCAGTTGAAGCTGGCGAGGGTTTCTAATGAAGTTGTAAGGGAAGCTACTAATGAGATGCTTGTCATATCGGAGTTGCCACTATCCTTTGTTGATGGTTTGGGATGGAAGCACTTCTGCAACAAGGTGAATCTTCCTAAGCCACATTCACGAAGAACAGCAACAAGGGATATTGTTGAGTTGTATGCAAAGAGGAAATCAGATTTGATGCAGCTGATCAGTGGCAACAAGCAAAGGGTTTCTTTAACAACAGATATTTGGGTTGCACCAAGTACAGCAGCTAGCTACATGGTCATCACGGCACACTTCATCGATGGTAGATGGAAACTTAGGAAGTTCATCATTGGTTTCAGGCATGTAGCAGATCATAAAGGGGCGACAATATGCTCTGTCTTGCTGGAGTGTATGGCTGAATGGGGGATAAAGAAAGTGTTTACAATAACAGTAGCCAATGCCACTGCGAACACTAATGCTCTGAAGTTGTTCAGGGATGCATTCAACGCTTTAGGACCTGAGTGCTTAGTGCTGGGAGGTGAGCTTCTGCATCTACGTTGTTGTGCTCATATCATCAACTTGGTTGTGCGAGATGGTATGCTAGAGGTGGATGCGAGTGTGTGTGCAATAAGGAACGCCATACAATATATCAGAGCTTCTTCTAAGAGAGTCGAATCATTTGATCAGAAGGTTGAGTCAGCAAGGATGACAAGAGGTAGCTTATCTTTGGACTGCAAGACACGATGGAATTCAACCTACCTGATGTTGTCAAGAGCCTTGAAGTTTAGAGCAGCGTTTGATAGAATGAAAGTTGAGGACAAGCTTTACAATGATCACTTTCAAGAGACTGTGGAGGGCAAGAAGAGGGTTGGACCACCAACTTCAGAGGATTGGGATAAAGTGGAGGGTTTGGTTAAGTTCCTGGTAATATTCTACAATTccacttttgttgtctctgctTCTAACTCGCCTAGTTCCTACAAGTGTTACAATGAGATTGTCACCATAGAAAGGAATCTGATTACATTGAGTACTAGTACGGATGAGAAGCTTAGGACAAAGGCTATGGTTATGAGGGCAAAGTTTAATAAGTATTGGGATGGTCTAAAAGACATTAATAGGCTGTTGATTGTTGCAAGTGTCTTTGACCCGAGGAACAAGATGAAGTTTGCTGGTCTTTGCTTTGAAAAGCTTTATGGGAAAGATAGTCCACAAAGTAAGGTGCTCTACGACTCAGTCACTGATGTCATGGAAAGGCTTTTTGATGAGTACAACACCTCTGCAGCATCACACACTGCTCCAGCATTTGGTTCATCGTCTCAGAGTCAGAGTGTCCAAGAGTCACAAGATGAGGCTGCGATGGATTCTTCTGATGAGAATGAGTATGGGTATGAAAGAATGGATTCCTTGTACAAGGAAATGGTGAACGAGTTGGGATTTCAAGATGCAAGCACTGAGTTAGAGCTATACTTGAAGGAGAAGGTAGAAATTCGTAAACCCAATCCTCTAGGAATTCCATTTGATGTTTTAGGTTGGTGGAGGATCAACAGTTCAAAGTACCCGACCTTAGCTGCCATAGCTAAGGATGTTCTAGCTATGCAAGTCTCTTCTGTTGCATCAAAGTCTGCCTTTAGCACAAGTAATCGAATCTTTGATCCATCGATAAGTTGCTTGACCCACTACATGATTGAGGTTCTCATGTGCACAGAACAATGGCTTAAGTGTGAGATTCGAATCAATGAAAGAAGTGTGGTTTCAACTCAGCAACTGATTGCTGAGATTGAATTACAAGATGAACTACAAAGAG AGTTTGAGCCGCAGCTGCACTTCCAAACCTGA